The following are encoded in a window of Scophthalmus maximus strain ysfricsl-2021 chromosome 2, ASM2237912v1, whole genome shotgun sequence genomic DNA:
- the LOC118300267 gene encoding olfactory receptor 146-like — MENITYNSLTLQLQGLKVTEFSVYPAFAFILLSYIVIILFNVGIVVLVVLDKNLHTPMYLLFCNLPINDILGNSIMLPRLLSDILRPPSERLISYYECVVQAFTAHMFGTTCHTILIIMAFDRYVAICNPLRYNSIMSNRMVIKLTVWAWGVSFVMVGILLGLTIRLNRCRTLIANPFCDNATLFKLSCENVFINNVYGLTFTVVLFSASIGSVVLTYTKITVICLTSNNKSLNSKALKTCSTHLSVYLVMFLSGTVVIILHRFPQFSDYRKLCSVLFHIVPSSLNPIIYGVQSKEIRQSPLKWFKSKKVLS; from the coding sequence ATGGAAAACATCACCTACAACAGCTTGACCCTGCAGTTGCAGGGGTTAAAGGTCACAGAGTTTTCCGTCTACCCAGCCTTCGCCTTCATCCTTCTGTCCTACATTGTTATCATATTATTCAACGTAGGTATTGTGGTGCTGGTTGTCTTGGACAAGAACCTTCACACGCCGATGTACCTCCTGTTCTGCAACCTGCCCATCAACGACATACTGGGGAACTCCATCATGTTGCCCCGGCTGCTGTCAGACATCCTGCGTCCTCCCTCCGAGCGTCTCATCAGTTATTACGAGTGTGTGGTTCAAGCTTTCACCGCACACATGTTCGGCACCACTTGTCACACTATCCTCATCATCATGGCCTTTGACAGGTATGTGGCCATCTGTAATCCTCTGCGCTACAACTCCATCATGAGCAACCGAATGGTAATCAAGCTGACGGTGTGGGCGTGGGGAGTGTCCTTCGTTATGGTCGGGATTCTGCTCGGTCTGACCATCAGGCTGAACCGATGCAGGACTCTGATCGCAAACCCGTTCTGTGACAACGCCACACTGTTCAAGCTCTCCTGTGAGAATGTGTTCATCAACAACGTCTACGGCCTCACGTTCACCGTGGTGCTGTTCTCAGCCTCGATAGGCAGCGTGGTTCTCACCTACACAAAGATCACCGTCATCTGTCTGACCAGTAACAACAAGTCTCTGAACAGCAAAGCCCTGAAGACCTGCAGCACTCACCTGTCCGTCTATCTCGTCATGTTCCTGTCCGGGACCGTCGTCATCATCCTGCATCGCTTCCCTCAGTTCTCCGACTACAGGAAACTCTGCAGCGTTCTGTTTCACATCGTCCCGAGCAGCCTCAACCCCATCATCTACGGTGTCCAGTCAAAAGAGATACGACAATCGCCCCTGAAATGGTTCAAGTCCAAAAAGGTTTTATCATAA